The Fimbriimonas ginsengisoli Gsoil 348 genome window below encodes:
- a CDS encoding ABC transporter substrate-binding protein, translating into MHRFFIAVSISAGLLAGCGGHSSSPTIYPNATPVGAMLDQTGTLTDFTPEFTAACQLAVEDENARLAAIPSGTRFNLILRDSKSNDAGAEEAINGFIGDHVSFVMGPRISSQCKRVLPIAQTHDIAVVSTRSVSDDLSIPNDALFRLISPDREVIPLVANDALGRGLKSICVLYRNDIFGNNALQIMTDKIRAGGGNIVYSQPYAPTGTPSDGDLQTFADAVRAQKALHGAETGIAYFGLSELVPAFAKLNAQPDDFRTVNAVASQSLANIPSMVTNAQAEAYCAACNFQAVAFALADHPAKELPAGSALLARIAARSGKATPDELSINVYDGMRAMLRAAQHPSGSAITSMQKEFATSPLGTIDTMHFDANGDRLGDFYGIYKIDTTGTPAWTRIATLTP; encoded by the coding sequence ATGCATCGCTTTTTTATTGCCGTGTCCATCTCGGCCGGCCTCCTAGCCGGCTGTGGCGGACACTCGTCGTCGCCCACGATCTATCCGAACGCCACCCCCGTCGGCGCAATGCTCGATCAGACCGGAACCCTGACCGACTTTACGCCCGAGTTCACCGCGGCCTGTCAACTCGCGGTGGAGGATGAAAACGCTCGCCTGGCCGCCATACCGAGCGGAACCCGCTTCAACCTGATTCTCCGGGATTCTAAATCGAACGACGCCGGCGCAGAAGAAGCGATCAACGGCTTCATCGGCGACCACGTTTCGTTCGTTATGGGCCCGCGAATCAGCTCGCAGTGCAAGCGAGTTCTCCCGATCGCCCAGACGCACGATATCGCGGTCGTTTCTACTCGATCGGTCTCCGACGACCTCTCGATTCCGAATGACGCCCTCTTCCGCCTCATTTCGCCCGATCGCGAGGTAATCCCTCTCGTTGCTAACGATGCTTTGGGGCGTGGTTTGAAGTCGATCTGCGTCCTCTATCGCAACGACATCTTCGGCAACAACGCACTCCAGATCATGACGGATAAAATCCGCGCCGGCGGCGGCAACATCGTCTACTCCCAGCCTTATGCGCCCACCGGAACGCCAAGCGATGGCGACTTGCAAACCTTTGCCGACGCGGTTCGGGCTCAGAAGGCGCTGCACGGAGCCGAAACCGGCATCGCCTACTTTGGCCTTAGCGAGCTGGTCCCCGCCTTTGCCAAGCTGAATGCCCAGCCCGACGATTTCCGAACCGTCAACGCCGTGGCATCGCAATCGCTGGCCAACATCCCGTCGATGGTCACCAATGCCCAGGCCGAGGCGTATTGCGCCGCGTGCAACTTCCAAGCCGTCGCCTTCGCCCTTGCCGACCATCCCGCCAAAGAGCTCCCGGCTGGATCCGCCTTGCTCGCACGCATCGCGGCCCGAAGCGGCAAAGCAACTCCTGACGAGCTCTCGATCAACGTGTACGACGGAATGCGCGCAATGCTTCGCGCGGCCCAACACCCGTCGGGAAGCGCCATCACCTCGATGCAGAAGGAATTCGCGACCTCGCCGCTCGGAACCATCGACACCATGCACTTCGACGCCAACGGCGATCGCCTCGGTGACTTCTACGGCATCTACAAGATCGACACCACCGGCACCCCGGCCTGGACCCGCATCGCCACCCTCACGCCCTGA
- the pilO gene encoding type 4a pilus biogenesis protein PilO, whose product MINFRDRQDMLPSLITVSAIVVLAGTLAFGIYNNTHPLSSTKAVADAKRDLRMTKTNIGKAIEAIAEKNKAIDAATWSGKPQEIGTQVLKQVTALAKKNGVKLGNVRPQRGINVDALTTLPYLVTVQGSYPAVLAFEREIDQLGNRLAVNLIQISASDANSDQVTANIGVVAYLNPNGPPLSSSKDVTSHA is encoded by the coding sequence ATGATCAACTTCCGCGACCGGCAAGACATGCTTCCCAGCTTGATCACGGTCTCCGCCATCGTGGTTCTTGCCGGGACCCTCGCCTTCGGCATTTACAATAACACCCATCCGCTCTCCTCGACCAAGGCCGTCGCCGACGCCAAACGGGATCTTCGAATGACGAAGACCAATATCGGCAAGGCGATCGAGGCGATCGCTGAAAAGAACAAGGCGATCGACGCCGCCACCTGGAGCGGCAAACCGCAGGAAATCGGCACCCAAGTGCTCAAGCAAGTCACCGCGCTTGCCAAGAAGAATGGCGTTAAGCTCGGTAATGTCCGGCCCCAACGAGGAATCAATGTCGACGCCCTGACGACTCTTCCCTACCTGGTGACCGTCCAGGGCTCCTATCCCGCCGTCCTCGCCTTTGAGCGCGAGATCGACCAGCTCGGCAATCGCCTCGCCGTCAACCTCATCCAAATCTCCGCCTCCGACGCTAACTCCGACCAGGTAACCGCCAATATCGGTGTCGTCGCCTACCTCAATCCGAACGGCCCTCCGCTCAGCTCGAGCAAGGATGTGACCTCCCATGCCTAA
- a CDS encoding Spy/CpxP family protein refolding chaperone, whose translation MVLAVGAMAQGGGRGGQRGFGRFGQQSPTSLLRRTDVKEDLKLTDDQKSKLADVQQKQQEKMRDAFQNSGIQFQPGTPPSAEDQKKLQDMMTKLNEENTKEINAILDADQQKRLKEIFVQFQGNAIAGNADYQKDLGITDDQKAKIAELQKKQGEAMQALFQKMRDQEIDRQGFTEATEKNTKIMNDEIGKILTDDQKKKIADWSGKPFVKKDQPGGRGGGGL comes from the coding sequence ATGGTTCTCGCAGTGGGGGCCATGGCCCAGGGTGGAGGTCGCGGAGGCCAGCGCGGCTTCGGACGATTTGGTCAGCAGAGCCCAACCAGCCTGCTTCGCCGAACCGACGTCAAAGAGGACCTCAAACTCACCGACGATCAGAAGTCCAAGCTTGCCGATGTCCAGCAGAAGCAGCAAGAGAAGATGCGCGACGCATTTCAGAACAGCGGAATTCAGTTCCAGCCGGGCACCCCGCCCAGCGCTGAGGACCAGAAGAAGCTGCAAGACATGATGACCAAGCTGAACGAGGAGAACACGAAGGAGATCAACGCAATCCTGGACGCCGACCAGCAGAAGCGGCTCAAGGAGATCTTCGTCCAGTTCCAAGGCAACGCCATCGCGGGCAATGCCGACTACCAGAAGGACCTCGGCATCACCGACGACCAGAAGGCGAAGATCGCGGAGCTTCAGAAGAAGCAGGGCGAAGCGATGCAGGCTCTCTTCCAGAAGATGCGAGACCAGGAAATCGATCGCCAAGGCTTCACCGAAGCCACGGAAAAGAACACCAAGATCATGAACGACGAGATCGGAAAGATCCTTACCGACGATCAGAAGAAGAAGATCGCGGATTGGAGCGGCAAGCCGTTCGTCAAGAAGGACCAGCCCGGCGGGCGAGGCGGCGGCGGCCTCTAA
- a CDS encoding beta-N-acetylhexosaminidase, with protein sequence MLSALILASATPALIPLPNQVQWNTGSFALTRTTPVVSQGSSSETLDRLREALALPLRSESGGDSAIFLKKGPGMAAEEYDLNVDSHSVRISATTDAGLFYGIQTLRQLNQNGQIAACHIHDAPRFAWRGLLLDESRHFFGPKFIRKYIDEMAAHKLNTFHWHLTDDGGWRMEVKRFPELTKIGAWRKEQGVEWDYGNLYFPGPGSSAKLYGGYYPQSELRAIVKYARQRNVTIVPEIEMPGHSLAAAASHPQLQCELPADVMAKYLKDSNSQAPSMVCPGKDSTVEFYKRVLDEVMAIFPSKFIHIGGDEVDKTLWHQCRYCQSRMHALGLKDENELQSWFVRQMDAYLASKGRRLIGWDEILEGGLAPGAAVMSWRGIEGGIAAAKAGHDVAMSPTSHCYFDYSYDSIPTSRVYSYEPIPAELTGDERNRVLGGQGNIWTEHIPTPPEGRSDDLSASRRPRGDALDAA encoded by the coding sequence ATGCTGTCTGCACTGATTCTTGCCTCCGCGACGCCCGCTCTGATCCCGCTCCCCAACCAGGTCCAGTGGAATACCGGTTCGTTCGCCTTAACCCGGACTACGCCGGTCGTGAGCCAGGGCTCCAGCTCCGAGACCCTAGACCGGCTCCGCGAAGCACTCGCCCTGCCACTCCGCTCCGAAAGCGGTGGCGATTCCGCGATCTTTCTCAAGAAAGGGCCCGGAATGGCCGCCGAGGAATACGACCTTAACGTCGACTCACATTCCGTCAGAATCAGCGCGACGACCGACGCCGGCCTCTTCTACGGTATCCAAACCCTGCGGCAGCTTAATCAAAACGGTCAAATCGCCGCCTGCCACATCCACGACGCCCCTCGATTCGCATGGCGTGGACTGCTGCTCGACGAGAGCCGCCACTTCTTCGGACCCAAGTTCATCCGGAAGTACATCGATGAGATGGCGGCCCACAAGCTGAACACCTTCCACTGGCACCTCACCGACGACGGCGGGTGGCGGATGGAGGTGAAGCGCTTCCCTGAGCTCACCAAGATCGGCGCCTGGCGCAAGGAGCAGGGGGTCGAATGGGATTACGGCAATCTCTACTTCCCCGGCCCCGGATCGAGCGCCAAGCTGTACGGCGGCTACTATCCGCAAAGCGAGCTGCGCGCCATTGTCAAATACGCCCGGCAACGTAACGTCACGATCGTCCCCGAGATCGAGATGCCGGGTCACAGCCTCGCTGCCGCCGCATCGCACCCACAACTGCAATGCGAGCTGCCCGCCGACGTCATGGCGAAATACCTCAAGGACTCGAATAGCCAGGCGCCGAGCATGGTCTGCCCTGGTAAAGACTCGACCGTCGAGTTTTACAAGCGTGTGCTCGACGAAGTCATGGCGATCTTCCCGTCGAAGTTCATCCACATTGGCGGAGACGAAGTCGACAAGACGCTCTGGCATCAATGCAGATACTGCCAATCGCGGATGCACGCCCTCGGATTGAAGGACGAGAACGAGCTTCAAAGCTGGTTCGTGCGCCAGATGGACGCCTACCTCGCCTCCAAAGGCCGGCGACTCATCGGTTGGGACGAGATCCTCGAAGGGGGCCTCGCTCCGGGTGCGGCGGTTATGTCTTGGCGCGGCATCGAAGGCGGAATCGCGGCCGCGAAAGCCGGCCACGACGTGGCGATGTCGCCGACGAGCCATTGTTACTTCGATTACAGCTACGATTCCATTCCCACCTCCCGCGTCTACTCGTACGAGCCGATCCCTGCGGAGCTGACCGGAGACGAGCGCAATCGGGTGCTGGGCGGCCAGGGAAACATCTGGACTGAGCACATCCCAACCCCCCCAGAAGGTAGAAGCGATGACCTATCCGCGAGCCGCCGCCCTCGCGGAGACGCTTTGGACGCAGCCTGA
- a CDS encoding PA14 domain-containing protein, with product MTYPRAAALAETLWTQPEHKSWSDFENRLNQHYVRMEKMGIAFQLGAPTLEPGVLNLAAAHEWKVTRPALAGARVVLADGTEVRDGRVPAREGDVRLFFQLPGGRRGDAAVGHAVTLRTATGFTESGLKRTKIAWKGDLTPAPSAFAGGTSDVVSTATLDGLDLKEPFALLFEGGLVIEKAGRYTLGIGSDDGSVLYLDGKRILENDGAHGYYERTVTVDLQPGVYPLQLTYFDAGGAQRVSLFWTPPGGQRETIANLRHR from the coding sequence ATGACCTATCCGCGAGCCGCCGCCCTCGCGGAGACGCTTTGGACGCAGCCTGAGCACAAGTCGTGGAGCGACTTCGAAAACCGGCTAAACCAGCACTATGTGCGCATGGAGAAAATGGGGATCGCCTTCCAGCTCGGCGCCCCAACCCTCGAGCCGGGGGTTTTGAACCTTGCTGCCGCCCATGAATGGAAGGTCACCCGCCCTGCCCTCGCCGGCGCGCGGGTGGTACTCGCCGACGGAACCGAAGTGCGGGACGGCCGCGTTCCCGCGCGGGAAGGGGATGTCCGCCTCTTCTTCCAGCTCCCCGGCGGCCGCCGGGGCGATGCCGCGGTCGGTCATGCCGTGACGCTACGAACCGCAACCGGCTTTACCGAATCCGGGCTAAAGCGAACCAAGATCGCCTGGAAGGGCGACCTAACTCCGGCCCCTTCCGCCTTCGCCGGAGGCACCTCCGATGTCGTATCGACGGCCACTCTCGACGGGTTGGATCTCAAGGAGCCGTTCGCGCTCCTGTTCGAAGGGGGACTCGTCATCGAGAAAGCGGGCCGCTACACCCTCGGCATCGGCAGCGACGACGGCTCGGTCCTTTACTTGGACGGCAAACGGATTCTCGAAAACGACGGCGCGCACGGGTATTACGAGCGCACCGTAACCGTCGACCTGCAACCCGGCGTCTACCCTCTCCAGCTAACCTACTTCGACGCCGGCGGAGCCCAACGCGTTAGCCTCTTCTGGACCCCACCCGGCGGCCAGCGGGAAACAATCGCCAACCTCCGCCACCGATAG
- a CDS encoding secretin N-terminal domain-containing protein has product MSVALLMPVMAMGQFVTGANGETGRPWEDFKLNPKSRIKLDYRNSNIDMILSMYQKATGITIVKDPNLVGGLTLTSAKPVSLNDAFQILSTTLSLKGFDMAKDGNLLVIRQKNKNANAGRPSFDPSALAGLMGGGGDQPQNKLQVYPIKYANASQLARVVNDVFTPSGAGTNPFARFGQGGGGGGFQFRGGGGPGGRGGFQFPGGFNFGQNQNQPNVRASSDDFSNSVIVNAPENDQRQVSDLIKQLDKIVDEPLQSKVFHLQYAASDDLLALVQNLLSANVPRGRGGATTQATQGPGAFFNAIRGQTAGSGTVTSDPYTNSLVVTATPENMALVTKVITELDVKVESQSSTVVIPLRNAKSDDVAGLLNQAFGQRQGTGTNRGGANNGNRPNTGNNATNRGNTGRNNGLGGNIGVPGNAMAQEIPVELQDPNATEGELMTNIVAQGFGGGGGFFGGGGQNQRRPGQTSGQQAARDANGNVVNVRDLTGQVTTISDPNTNSIIVVTTPENADIIRGIIEQIDRIPEQVMIETIITEATLDKTNRFGVEWKFAQSNPFGTKSTSSTATTGFGLQNSTPALGGFSYTLTGGSLSAFLNALQQDDKFQVLSTPRIFTSNNVQAEINISQSVPYITQSRQDANGNFTYSYSFQDVGIVLTVTPRITSNGYVTMEVSQTANDLQGFTTFNAPIVNKRTADTTVSVKDGETIILGGIIRSTVTSSVKKVPLLGDIPLLGNLFKSRSKEDQKTELLVFLTPRIVRDPAEARRLREEGMKDMSPDTQKGLNNLIKKPTTPPPAVTPGTGTVKGDKKNGGS; this is encoded by the coding sequence ATGTCAGTAGCGCTGCTCATGCCCGTCATGGCCATGGGACAGTTCGTAACCGGAGCGAATGGAGAAACCGGCCGGCCGTGGGAGGACTTCAAGCTCAATCCGAAGTCCCGGATCAAGCTGGATTACCGGAACAGCAACATCGACATGATCCTGTCGATGTACCAGAAGGCGACCGGTATCACCATCGTCAAAGACCCGAACCTCGTCGGCGGTCTCACCCTCACCAGCGCCAAGCCGGTTAGCCTCAACGACGCCTTTCAGATCCTGAGCACCACGCTCAGCCTCAAGGGATTCGACATGGCGAAGGACGGCAACCTTTTGGTTATTCGCCAGAAGAACAAGAATGCGAACGCCGGCAGACCCTCTTTCGACCCTTCCGCCTTGGCGGGTCTGATGGGTGGCGGTGGCGACCAACCCCAGAACAAGCTTCAGGTTTATCCGATCAAGTACGCCAACGCGAGCCAACTCGCCCGGGTGGTGAACGACGTCTTTACTCCCTCGGGCGCCGGCACCAATCCTTTCGCTCGGTTTGGTCAGGGCGGTGGCGGAGGCGGGTTCCAGTTCCGCGGTGGTGGTGGTCCGGGAGGCCGAGGCGGCTTTCAGTTCCCCGGCGGGTTCAACTTTGGGCAAAATCAAAATCAGCCAAACGTCCGGGCCTCGTCTGACGACTTCAGCAACTCGGTGATCGTCAATGCACCCGAAAACGACCAGCGCCAAGTGAGCGACCTGATCAAACAGCTCGACAAGATCGTAGACGAACCGCTGCAGTCGAAGGTGTTCCACCTTCAGTACGCCGCCTCGGATGACCTGCTCGCCCTTGTTCAGAACCTGCTTAGCGCCAACGTTCCGCGGGGCCGAGGCGGCGCCACGACGCAAGCAACCCAAGGTCCTGGCGCCTTCTTCAATGCCATCCGGGGCCAAACGGCCGGCTCCGGCACCGTCACTTCCGATCCTTACACCAACTCGCTGGTCGTCACCGCGACGCCGGAGAACATGGCGCTCGTCACCAAAGTAATCACGGAGCTAGACGTAAAAGTCGAGTCGCAATCGTCGACCGTCGTGATCCCCCTTCGTAACGCCAAGTCCGACGACGTCGCCGGCCTGCTCAACCAAGCGTTCGGCCAGCGTCAGGGCACCGGCACGAACCGAGGCGGCGCCAACAACGGCAACCGCCCCAATACGGGCAATAACGCCACGAACCGAGGGAACACCGGCCGGAACAACGGGCTCGGCGGCAACATCGGCGTCCCCGGTAACGCAATGGCCCAGGAGATTCCGGTCGAGCTGCAGGATCCCAACGCGACCGAAGGGGAGCTGATGACGAACATCGTCGCCCAGGGCTTCGGTGGAGGCGGTGGATTCTTCGGAGGTGGGGGTCAGAACCAGCGCCGGCCCGGACAAACCTCCGGCCAGCAAGCCGCCCGCGACGCGAACGGAAATGTCGTCAACGTACGAGACCTCACCGGACAAGTCACCACGATCTCCGACCCGAACACCAACTCCATCATCGTGGTCACCACGCCCGAAAACGCCGACATCATTCGCGGCATCATCGAGCAGATCGACCGCATCCCCGAGCAGGTAATGATCGAGACGATCATTACCGAGGCCACCCTGGACAAGACCAACCGGTTCGGCGTCGAATGGAAGTTCGCTCAGAGCAACCCGTTCGGAACGAAGAGCACCAGCTCGACCGCGACGACCGGCTTCGGTCTTCAAAACTCTACTCCGGCGCTCGGCGGGTTCAGCTACACCCTTACCGGCGGTAGTCTCAGCGCGTTCTTAAACGCGCTCCAGCAAGACGATAAGTTCCAGGTGCTTTCGACGCCTCGAATCTTCACTTCGAACAACGTCCAGGCTGAAATCAACATCAGCCAAAGCGTGCCGTACATCACGCAGAGCCGCCAGGACGCGAACGGCAACTTCACTTACAGCTACTCGTTCCAAGACGTCGGCATCGTCCTCACCGTCACCCCGCGTATCACCAGCAACGGTTACGTGACGATGGAGGTCAGCCAGACCGCGAACGACCTGCAAGGGTTCACCACCTTCAACGCTCCGATCGTCAACAAACGAACGGCCGACACCACGGTTTCGGTTAAGGATGGCGAAACGATCATCCTCGGCGGGATCATCCGCTCCACGGTGACGTCCTCAGTAAAGAAGGTTCCGCTCCTCGGAGACATCCCTCTCCTGGGCAACCTGTTCAAGTCACGGTCGAAGGAAGACCAAAAGACCGAATTGCTCGTATTCCTTACCCCCCGGATCGTCCGCGACCCCGCCGAGGCGAGGCGCCTGCGCGAAGAAGGGATGAAGGATATGAGCCCCGACACCCAGAAGGGTTTAAACAATTTGATTAAGAAGCCCACCACTCCCCCTCCGGCGGTCACGCCGGGTACCGGGACGGTCAAGGGCGACAAGAAAAACGGAGGGAGTTAG
- a CDS encoding biotin transporter BioY: MTASTPALALLRPNTRVRQAMIVVGGAAFTALCAQIRIPLEPVPVTMQTLGVMLTGLALGGRLGLFSQLLYLSAGISGLPVLASISSGPAALAGPTGGYLVGFAVAGWMLGFLAERGWDRSVWKLAIAAIAASTVILLLGFLWLTRYMPAGSAFQAGVLPFLAGDAFKCAIVVLLVPPISRSLATMP; this comes from the coding sequence ATGACCGCTTCGACCCCGGCCCTCGCTCTGCTACGACCCAACACGCGGGTGCGCCAAGCAATGATCGTGGTTGGCGGGGCCGCATTCACGGCCCTCTGCGCGCAGATTAGGATCCCTTTGGAGCCGGTGCCGGTCACCATGCAGACGCTTGGGGTTATGCTGACCGGCCTCGCCCTGGGCGGCCGGCTCGGTTTGTTCAGCCAGCTCCTGTACCTCTCCGCCGGGATCAGCGGACTCCCGGTGCTGGCCTCGATCTCCAGCGGACCGGCCGCCTTGGCGGGGCCTACCGGCGGCTACCTCGTCGGCTTCGCGGTTGCAGGATGGATGCTCGGCTTTCTTGCCGAACGGGGGTGGGACCGGTCGGTTTGGAAACTTGCAATCGCCGCGATTGCCGCTTCCACAGTGATCCTCTTGCTCGGATTTCTATGGCTCACCCGCTACATGCCGGCCGGCTCCGCCTTCCAAGCCGGCGTCCTTCCCTTCCTCGCCGGCGACGCGTTCAAGTGCGCCATCGTCGTTCTGTTGGTACCACCCATCTCGCGAAGCCTGGCTACCATGCCGTAA
- a CDS encoding Gfo/Idh/MocA family protein has protein sequence MAQEVRVGVAGLTHGHVWGLIDAWSKVEGAKLVAVADETPLLDKARDRFEKSYTDWREMLANEKLDALVVTSDNVESSEITVQALHKGIPCMVEKAMAANAFDAERMLTAMHESGKTLMINWPLAWAPWLGELQRRMADGYIGQPFHLRFRNGHQGPKEIGCDEWFVGWLYDETKNGGGAIADFGSYGAVLARWLMGMPETVYCIRGNFTKDYPVSDDHAVILLKYPHGTAFLEGTWATVGFDGGPNPVIHGKTGTLSVQGGDLILTGQKVEVPEPEFKNPAEYFLNCIRSGKQPEGILSPELSADACRILDAAIKSSKSGCAERPM, from the coding sequence ATGGCACAGGAAGTTCGGGTCGGCGTAGCCGGCCTTACGCATGGTCACGTTTGGGGCCTTATCGACGCTTGGAGCAAGGTGGAGGGCGCAAAGCTCGTGGCGGTGGCCGACGAAACACCGCTCCTCGACAAAGCTCGCGACCGATTTGAAAAGTCGTACACCGACTGGCGCGAAATGCTCGCGAACGAGAAGCTCGACGCCCTCGTGGTGACCAGCGACAACGTCGAGTCGTCCGAGATCACGGTTCAAGCTCTTCACAAGGGAATCCCCTGCATGGTCGAAAAGGCAATGGCTGCCAACGCGTTCGACGCCGAGCGGATGCTGACCGCGATGCACGAGTCGGGCAAGACGCTGATGATCAACTGGCCCCTCGCCTGGGCGCCCTGGTTGGGCGAGCTTCAGCGCCGAATGGCCGACGGCTACATCGGCCAGCCCTTCCATCTCCGGTTCCGAAACGGCCACCAAGGTCCCAAAGAGATTGGCTGCGACGAGTGGTTCGTCGGCTGGCTGTATGACGAGACTAAAAACGGCGGTGGCGCGATCGCCGACTTCGGATCGTACGGCGCCGTCCTCGCTCGATGGCTGATGGGGATGCCGGAGACCGTCTACTGCATTCGAGGAAATTTCACCAAGGATTATCCGGTCTCCGACGACCACGCCGTCATCCTCCTCAAGTACCCGCACGGCACCGCATTCCTGGAAGGAACCTGGGCCACCGTCGGCTTCGATGGCGGACCAAACCCAGTTATTCACGGGAAGACCGGCACCCTCTCCGTCCAAGGTGGCGACCTGATCCTGACCGGTCAGAAGGTCGAAGTCCCTGAACCTGAGTTCAAGAATCCGGCGGAATACTTCCTGAACTGCATCCGAAGCGGCAAACAGCCGGAGGGAATTCTAAGTCCCGAGCTTTCCGCGGACGCCTGCCGGATTCTGGACGCCGCCATCAAAAGCTCCAAATCCGGCTGCGCCGAGCGGCCGATGTAG
- a CDS encoding PQQ-dependent sugar dehydrogenase: MRRTNVVAAGILLLLGIGCGGSGGGSQTPTGRTFAAVPVIESVDTPSCLRFAPDGRLFFTELTTGRVRVASGFSLSATPFTTLPVATAGEQGALSMAFDPQYNTNHFVYFCYTDAGAGCDRVVRFTDSANVGTAETVIVDRLPIAGNHNGGRIGFGADGKLYVTIGENGNPANSQNPNVLPGKILRYNPDGTVPGDNPVAGNPMWALGLRNSFGLAFQPGTGTPFVSENGPGCDDEINRIVKGANYGWRPDQPCNDHDSAFVMPLARFNPTIAPTGIAFSTSDAYGFAGGLVMGSYNDGTLREFSISGSAITSQQVLVTGLGHLFDVTEGPDGFLYLASSDKIYRLTILPSL; this comes from the coding sequence ATGAGACGAACGAATGTTGTGGCGGCGGGCATTTTGCTGCTCCTGGGAATCGGGTGCGGAGGAAGTGGGGGCGGAAGCCAAACGCCGACCGGCCGAACGTTCGCGGCGGTTCCGGTGATCGAGTCGGTCGACACGCCGTCCTGCCTTCGTTTTGCTCCGGATGGACGGCTCTTCTTCACCGAGCTCACCACGGGCCGGGTACGCGTGGCAAGCGGGTTCAGCTTATCGGCGACTCCGTTCACTACCTTGCCGGTGGCGACGGCGGGTGAGCAGGGGGCGCTGAGCATGGCGTTCGACCCGCAGTACAACACCAATCACTTCGTTTATTTTTGCTACACCGACGCGGGGGCGGGGTGCGACCGGGTGGTGCGGTTTACGGATTCGGCCAACGTCGGCACCGCGGAAACGGTGATCGTCGATCGGTTGCCGATCGCGGGGAACCATAACGGGGGACGGATCGGATTTGGAGCCGACGGCAAGCTGTACGTCACGATCGGCGAGAACGGCAATCCGGCGAACTCTCAGAATCCGAATGTCTTGCCGGGCAAGATTCTCCGATACAACCCAGACGGAACGGTACCGGGCGATAATCCGGTGGCTGGGAACCCGATGTGGGCGCTGGGGCTGCGCAATTCGTTTGGGTTGGCATTCCAGCCCGGCACAGGCACGCCGTTCGTCTCGGAGAACGGCCCTGGGTGCGACGACGAGATCAACCGGATTGTGAAGGGGGCGAACTACGGCTGGCGTCCCGATCAACCGTGTAACGACCACGACTCCGCTTTCGTCATGCCGTTGGCCCGGTTCAATCCGACGATCGCTCCCACGGGGATCGCGTTCTCGACCTCCGACGCCTACGGATTCGCGGGCGGGTTGGTGATGGGGAGCTACAACGATGGAACGCTCCGGGAGTTCTCGATTAGCGGGAGCGCAATCACGAGCCAGCAGGTATTGGTCACCGGGCTTGGGCACTTGTTCGATGTGACCGAGGGGCCAGACGGGTTTTTGTATCTGGCAAGCTCGGACAAGATCTACCGGTTGACGATCTTGCCTTCGCTGTAG